The Solanum lycopersicum chromosome 2, SLM_r2.1 DNA window CAAACAATGAGAATACAGAAGTTTCTTCATATCTGAAGGAAGATTCAGATGATATAAATGCATTGCTCAGCTTGGAAGAGGAAGAATGTGAGGAATATGATGAAGAAGAGGTGAGCACTGCACGCACTGATGCAAACTATGGATGCAGTTCCCCTGAATCATACTCAAACTATCATTGTCAATCCAAAAAGAGCAGGACCTCTTCTTTCAGGGAATCCTCTGGTAGCAGTACTAGCAATTGCAGTGAGAGAAAACGCAGGAAACTTAAGAAGATGGTCAAGGCATTAAAGGGAATCGTCCCTGGTGCCAGCAGGATGAATACTGTCACCGTTCTTGATGAAGCTGTCAGATACCTCAAGTCACTTAAGGTGGAAGTGCAGAAGCTTGGAGTCGATAATCTGAAGACATATGCCTGATATCCTTTGTGGTATAGGTAATTTCGCTTCCTTTATCACCGTCACATGATTATGAACCCTAGTCATATCTTTTGCTTATGTGAAGAAGAACTACTTATACCGTCGTATTGCTGAGTTGCTGCTCTGGAGGGGGTAACGTAACGTAGAATATGGTCCTTTGTCCAGCGATAGGACAATAAGTCTGCTGTAGTAGCTAGCTGCTATATCTAATTTCTCATTCTAGCATATAGTATGTTTCCACTAGTTGCAAACTCTATTAAGGCATTTGAATAATTTCTCCAATATGTGACACTCTTTCACCTATTGGAGCTgctatttgttattgttgttgtatgactttgatgatttgttttaatGGATAATGGGTTGATGATTACACTTTATGCAAGCGTGTTATGGTCGAATCTTGAGtgtcttttatttcaattttaatcttTGCATGCTGTGATCTTTAGTTACTTTTTTTGTCTGTTGGGAATCATGAGACATTGGGATTATATGTGATCCTCTCTGCTGCTCCACTTGGCTAGTGCTGTTACTGTAAAGTACACCACTTTATTAGTCTATAAATTTGGATGATATGATTATGCCCTCAgaattttatcttttcaaaaatttattttacaaagttTCTGACCTAAATACTTTCTTAATATTCTAAAATAGTTGTCCACCTTTACTTCAAGATTTAATTTACCATTTTGCATGTATTTTACGATTGTTATTAAATGTTATGATTCATTCCCTAATATTTAGATGTTTTATAATTAAGAGTGGTGATATAGCATAaacataaataagttaaaaattgtTTTACCACGACTTTCAGTCCCTTTCTTCGTCATGAAGAGCATGAACTCAATAATACTatactaaatttaatattataagttTCTTTTGGATGTCCGACTCGTTTAAActattctttaatttaatttagttaagttAGTTCAAGGGATTAACTTAggataaagtttttttaaacaGAAAACAATGATTTATTGAGCTAGTGAgagttaatttaaataatacttAGTAACTTCACTAAAGGAAAAGATTATACTTTTACTGTAATGTAATAAAGTAATTTCGAAACAAACTTTATTAtcaaaatactttaattttttatggtatGGATAGTCCAAAAGCCAGGTGGGATCCACAGTAAATACACCTGTTACATAAGCACTGATGCAAGCAAATTAAAGGATAAAATGGTTAGACAAACTCAAAAATAATTCAGAGGAGCAACAAACTTCTTTCATTAACTAATGGAGTTTGGATCAATTCATTCTAATTACAAAGATAACCTGATTGGCCCAATTAAGTTGCAAGAAACATCCATATTTGAGATGTGtgcttattatttttcattaatttccgACATCGAAACggatattttttaaatcctaAACATTAAAAGAAGCATTCTCTAAAAACACacatcaaaacaaatataactATCATGCATGATCACCTTTTAACTCCAAATCCATCCAAAATAATATCACACTAACTTAAAAGTTTAAAGTAGTTCGCCCAAAAATAAACGGACTAAGATTCTTTATATTAATTCCTCACGTGAATCTATATCTCTTTTTTCAACAATAAATATGGGTTATTCACCCACATTCTCTCATTaattctacttttttttatacttattcTATGTCTCAACAATCCGGAAAGCCTGTATATTCAATTGAACCAAATGTTTATAAATACAAAAGAGCCAATTTTCCAATATGTTTCCAAGTCTCTTCTACAAGATGAAATACAAGATATGCTCTTGC harbors:
- the LOC101265299 gene encoding transcription factor bHLH144 — protein: MQNNYQFSPQIQKPFVSLEDQAAGGNIFDIPVPSVFDTMALPTSFKSSVPFHGFEFRSSEACPKNFIIFDQTDYRSQIMYHPAMTSKFPYPDLNYNSTCFHDCMERKIANNENTEVSSYLKEDSDDINALLSLEEEECEEYDEEEVSTARTDANYGCSSPESYSNYHCQSKKSRTSSFRESSGSSTSNCSERKRRKLKKMVKALKGIVPGASRMNTVTVLDEAVRYLKSLKVEVQKLGVDNLKTYA